In Amycolatopsis coloradensis, one genomic interval encodes:
- a CDS encoding GNAT family N-acetyltransferase, producing MSEPRRAHVSDHSAIVDRVQRWWGDSRTPAQARELSLLLPRLFLQFFSGTSLVLEDETGIRAFLVGFHSPDDDAGAYIHFVGVDPELRGQGTARRLYTTFFQRAAEAGRTEVRAITSPGNAGSIAFHRAMGFALEPGDREVGGLPVHNDYDGPGQDRVCFFRRIA from the coding sequence ATGTCCGAGCCGCGCCGAGCCCACGTCTCCGACCACAGCGCGATCGTCGACCGGGTCCAGCGGTGGTGGGGCGACTCGCGCACCCCCGCCCAGGCCCGCGAACTTTCCCTGCTGCTCCCCAGGCTGTTCCTGCAGTTCTTCTCCGGCACGAGCCTGGTCCTGGAGGACGAAACCGGAATCAGGGCGTTCCTCGTCGGCTTCCACTCCCCCGACGACGACGCCGGGGCGTACATCCATTTCGTGGGTGTGGACCCCGAACTTCGTGGGCAGGGGACGGCCCGCCGCCTCTACACGACATTCTTCCAGCGCGCCGCCGAGGCGGGCCGCACGGAAGTCCGTGCGATCACCTCGCCGGGGAACGCCGGATCCATCGCCTTTCATCGCGCCATGGGGTTCGCCCTCGAACCAGGGGATCGAGAGGTCGGCGGTCTCCCCGTGCACAACGACTACGACGGTCCCGGCCAGGACAGGGTTTGCTTCTTCAGGAGAATCGCCTAG
- a CDS encoding VOC family protein: MVSVKQVQVTFDCAKPERLARFWCEVLGYVVPSPPEGFATWDDHTRTLPPEKQDASFVCSDPTGVGPRLYFQRVPEGKVVKNRVHLCVRAGTGLVGEERLAALQAERTRLEALGAVCERVMLADGENESCIVMQDIEGNEFCLD; encoded by the coding sequence ATGGTGTCGGTGAAACAGGTCCAGGTCACTTTCGACTGCGCGAAACCCGAGCGTCTCGCCCGTTTCTGGTGCGAGGTGCTGGGGTACGTCGTGCCGTCGCCGCCGGAGGGGTTCGCCACCTGGGACGACCACACCCGCACGCTGCCGCCCGAGAAACAGGACGCCAGCTTCGTCTGCAGTGACCCCACCGGGGTGGGCCCGCGGCTGTACTTCCAGCGTGTCCCCGAAGGCAAGGTCGTCAAGAACCGGGTGCATCTCTGCGTGCGGGCGGGCACCGGGCTCGTGGGGGAAGAGCGTCTCGCCGCCCTCCAGGCCGAACGCACCCGCTTGGAGGCGCTCGGTGCGGTCTGCGAGCGGGTCATGCTCGCCGACGGGGAGAACGAGTCCTGCATCGTGATGCAGGACATCGAGGGCAATGAGTTCTGTCTCGACTGA
- a CDS encoding PadR family transcriptional regulator, giving the protein MALRNAILATLLDGESSGYDLAKSFNASVSNFWTATPQQLYRELDKMESQGLVAARVVEQRRRPNKRLFSLTDAGAAELAAFTTRVPKPTAIRDELLVQVQALEAGDDKEVRRAVADRMSIAETKLKRFERLRERLLGESAEAEFLATAPRVGPYLTLARGIAFEQENVRWCEQVLAVLDRRAAASEER; this is encoded by the coding sequence ATGGCGCTGCGGAACGCGATCCTCGCGACGCTCCTGGACGGCGAGTCCTCGGGCTACGACCTGGCGAAGAGCTTCAACGCGTCGGTCTCCAACTTCTGGACCGCGACACCACAGCAGCTCTACCGCGAACTGGACAAAATGGAGTCGCAGGGCCTGGTGGCGGCGCGAGTCGTCGAACAGCGACGGCGTCCCAACAAGCGACTCTTCTCCTTGACCGACGCGGGCGCGGCCGAGCTCGCCGCGTTCACCACCCGGGTACCGAAGCCGACCGCGATCCGCGACGAGCTGCTGGTCCAGGTCCAAGCCCTCGAGGCAGGCGACGACAAGGAGGTCCGGCGCGCCGTCGCGGACAGGATGTCCATCGCCGAGACGAAGCTCAAACGCTTCGAGCGCCTTCGTGAGCGTCTGCTCGGCGAGTCCGCCGAAGCGGAGTTCCTCGCCACCGCTCCCCGTGTCGGGCCGTATCTGACCCTCGCCCGCGGGATCGCGTTCGAACAGGAGAACGTTCGTTGGTGTGAACAGGTTCTCGCGGTGCTCGACCGGCGCGCGGCCGCGAGTGAGGAGAGGTGA
- a CDS encoding PPOX class F420-dependent oxidoreductase yields the protein MAELSEQIRDWVAAPRFWHLATVNLDGSPQVSAMWIDLEGDHIVFNTAVGRVKEENLRREPRVSLSCLDNENPYDRVVIHGRVVEFVEGDEADRCMDRLAKKYVGTDRFEWRIPEERRVKVLVEPTRARHVVGVEPFRRGHQP from the coding sequence GTGGCTGAGCTGAGCGAGCAGATCCGCGACTGGGTCGCGGCACCGAGGTTCTGGCACCTGGCCACGGTGAACCTGGACGGTTCTCCCCAGGTTTCCGCCATGTGGATCGACCTCGAAGGCGACCACATCGTGTTCAACACCGCCGTCGGCCGGGTGAAGGAGGAGAACCTGCGCCGCGAGCCTCGGGTGTCGTTGTCCTGCCTGGACAACGAGAATCCCTACGACCGGGTCGTGATCCACGGCCGGGTCGTCGAGTTCGTCGAAGGCGACGAGGCGGATCGGTGCATGGACCGGCTGGCGAAGAAGTACGTCGGAACCGACCGTTTCGAATGGCGGATCCCGGAAGAACGGCGGGTCAAGGTCCTCGTCGAGCCGACCCGCGCTCGCCATGTCGTCGGCGTCGAACCTTTCCGGCGCGGACATCAGCCGTAG
- a CDS encoding endonuclease I family protein — MRPARRISVVLALGVGAGIAFASPTLAGPSGDDYYQDALGKTGPELKAALHKIISTNTKLTYEQVWDGIRATDEDPANKANVVLLYSGRSQAKTANGGGVDDWNREHVWAKSHGDFGTAVGPGTDLHHLRAEDASVNSTRGSKDFDAGGSPVEEAPGSLTDDDSFEPRDAVKGDVARMILYMGVRYDGTDGFPDLEPNDAVDNGSKPHIGRISVLLSWHTQDPPDATEQRRNQVIYDQFQHNRNPFIDHPEWAASIYG, encoded by the coding sequence ATGCGGCCAGCCCGCCGAATCTCTGTCGTACTCGCGCTCGGCGTCGGGGCGGGGATCGCCTTCGCGTCGCCGACCCTCGCGGGTCCGTCCGGTGACGACTACTACCAGGACGCACTCGGCAAGACCGGCCCCGAGCTCAAGGCGGCGTTGCACAAGATCATCAGTACCAACACCAAGCTGACGTACGAACAGGTGTGGGACGGGATCAGGGCCACCGACGAGGATCCGGCCAACAAGGCGAACGTCGTACTGCTCTACAGCGGCCGCTCGCAGGCGAAGACGGCCAACGGCGGGGGAGTCGACGACTGGAACCGGGAACACGTCTGGGCCAAGTCGCACGGTGACTTCGGCACGGCGGTCGGGCCCGGTACCGACTTGCACCACCTGCGCGCGGAAGACGCGTCGGTCAACAGCACGCGCGGGAGCAAGGACTTCGACGCCGGTGGTTCTCCGGTCGAGGAAGCGCCCGGGAGCCTGACCGATGACGACTCGTTCGAGCCGCGCGACGCGGTCAAGGGCGACGTGGCCCGCATGATCCTGTACATGGGCGTCCGGTACGACGGCACCGACGGTTTCCCCGACCTCGAACCCAACGACGCCGTCGACAACGGGTCCAAACCCCACATCGGCCGGATCTCGGTCCTGCTGAGCTGGCACACCCAGGACCCGCCCGACGCCACCGAGCAGCGCCGTAACCAGGTCATCTACGACCAGTTCCAGCACAACCGCAACCCGTTCATCGACCATCCGGAATGGGCGGCCTCCATCTACGGCTAG
- a CDS encoding aldo/keto reductase: METRRLGRTDVEVTRLGFGGGPLGGLFAPLDDETAAGALAAAWDGGIRYYDTSPHYGIGHSERRIGEFLRSLPRDSFVLSTKVGRLLVPQDADGQRDPAGFHVPATHRRVRDFTRDGIRRSVEDSLERMGLDRIDVLYLHDAEEYFDDAMRDGYPALAELRSEGIVGAIGAGMYDTAMLTTLVEETDVDVIMQSGRHTLLEHSALDTFLPACEERGVSVIAASVFNSGLLAVPRPVAGAHFDYETASPEVVERANRIADVCEAHGVTLPQAAMAFPLQHPAVAGIAVGMRSAEEVRRNVESFAAEVPAQVWADLRAAGLIGSTATRVV; encoded by the coding sequence ATGGAGACGAGGCGACTCGGGCGCACCGATGTCGAGGTGACGCGGCTGGGTTTCGGCGGTGGGCCGCTCGGCGGGTTGTTCGCGCCACTGGACGACGAGACCGCGGCGGGGGCGCTGGCCGCGGCCTGGGACGGCGGGATCCGGTACTACGACACGTCACCGCATTACGGGATCGGGCATTCCGAACGCCGCATCGGCGAGTTTCTGCGCTCGCTGCCGCGTGATTCCTTCGTCCTGTCGACGAAGGTCGGCCGCTTGCTGGTACCCCAGGATGCGGACGGGCAAAGGGATCCGGCGGGCTTCCACGTCCCCGCGACGCATCGCCGGGTACGCGACTTCACGCGCGACGGGATCCGGCGCAGCGTCGAGGATTCCCTGGAGCGGATGGGCCTGGACCGGATCGACGTGCTGTACCTGCACGACGCCGAGGAGTACTTCGACGACGCGATGCGCGACGGCTACCCGGCCCTCGCGGAACTGCGGTCGGAAGGGATCGTCGGCGCGATCGGCGCCGGTATGTACGACACGGCCATGCTGACCACTTTGGTCGAGGAGACCGATGTCGACGTGATCATGCAGTCCGGCCGCCACACGCTGCTCGAGCACAGCGCGCTCGACACCTTCCTGCCCGCGTGCGAGGAACGCGGTGTCTCGGTGATCGCGGCGTCGGTCTTCAACTCCGGGCTGCTCGCCGTGCCGAGGCCTGTTGCGGGAGCGCACTTCGACTACGAGACCGCATCACCGGAAGTCGTGGAGCGGGCGAACCGGATCGCCGACGTGTGCGAGGCGCACGGCGTGACGCTTCCCCAAGCGGCCATGGCCTTCCCGCTCCAGCACCCGGCCGTCGCCGGCATCGCGGTCGGGATGCGGTCCGCCGAAGAGGTACGACGCAACGTGGAGTCCTTCGCCGCGGAGGTGCCCGCACAGGTCTGGGCCGATCTGCGCGCCGCGGGTTTGATCGGTTCGACAGCGACTAGGGTGGTCTGA
- a CDS encoding isochorismatase family cysteine hydrolase, with protein MTTALIIGDLQRGITGTYPFTGTVLPPIKSLLPRARAAGALIVFVHFALRGNGADLPPGNALFESFHGAGDTFHEGSAGTEIDLPVADEDVVVLKRRAGAFAGTDLDLVLRARGVDTVAIAGVATSAMVAATAYDAADRGYHVTVLRDGCADGDPAMHGFFVDKVFPSRGFEVVSCAEWLAGGE; from the coding sequence ATGACCACCGCGCTGATCATCGGTGACCTCCAGCGAGGTATCACGGGCACCTACCCGTTCACCGGAACAGTCTTGCCGCCGATCAAGAGCTTGCTGCCGCGTGCGCGTGCGGCCGGGGCGCTCATCGTGTTCGTCCACTTCGCACTCCGCGGCAACGGGGCGGACCTGCCGCCCGGGAACGCGCTGTTCGAGTCGTTCCACGGCGCGGGGGACACCTTCCACGAGGGTTCGGCCGGGACGGAGATCGATCTGCCGGTCGCCGACGAGGACGTGGTCGTGCTGAAACGCCGTGCCGGCGCGTTCGCCGGCACGGATCTCGATCTGGTGCTCCGCGCCAGGGGGGTCGACACGGTCGCGATCGCCGGAGTCGCGACCAGCGCCATGGTCGCCGCGACGGCCTACGACGCGGCGGACCGCGGCTATCACGTGACCGTGCTGCGCGACGGTTGCGCCGACGGCGATCCGGCGATGCACGGCTTCTTCGTCGACAAGGTGTTCCCGAGTCGCGGCTTCGAGGTCGTCTCGTGTGCGGAGTGGCTCGCCGGCGGCGAATAA
- a CDS encoding glycoside hydrolase family 5 protein, whose product MRIKSVLLAVLVTAGIVIPPPAVATADPSDWVAPLSTRGRYIVDAAGDRFKLKAANWHGASGTWTGSGDVNDPAAHHAGEIAYQTPLGLDRASIDTIIDGLAELGLNSVRLPFSNAMIHDTRPVPDLPANPELRGLTPLRVYDRVVARLTARGFAVILNNHTTTSRWCCGLDGNERWNTAQTEQQWQDDWLFMARRYAANKRVAGADLYNEVRRNVFDDPNWGWGNGTDWQRASQRVADRILTEANPDLLLIVEGINWTGLPVDGLPHGRPTLEPARTLSHTLVDSGKLVYSAHFYGYTGPNHSGATGTGETHDPRYRELSPQELRDVLYRQAFFVSAETGKHYTAPLWISEFGEGRHTTDAASRAWFENFVGYLAETDTDFAYWPAVGFHEGSTGNGWSLLSWDASGRRVDVLDGTDWRGPAWRRLVNAPSRTGWIPETERWSMLNLDYADFQASRKVRAMTDWNPGARKGACPDGQRLTGLSHTGNRGLCTGRLAAPAGYAVVRGETYVDTDWASGYTKVQCPPDHAAVGYSVTGSAFSALLCGRSTTPLGRTGRTVWFDRGDNRPSGSPGGDFASGHYKGQCAPGEYVAGVAYTGRLGSNRTPDALLCRA is encoded by the coding sequence GTGAGGATCAAGAGTGTGCTGCTCGCCGTCCTGGTGACCGCCGGAATCGTGATTCCCCCGCCCGCCGTCGCCACGGCGGACCCGTCGGATTGGGTGGCGCCGCTGAGCACGCGCGGCCGCTACATCGTCGACGCGGCGGGCGACCGGTTCAAGCTGAAGGCCGCCAACTGGCACGGCGCGAGCGGTACGTGGACCGGCTCGGGCGACGTGAACGATCCGGCCGCGCACCACGCCGGTGAGATCGCCTACCAGACTCCGCTCGGGCTGGACCGGGCCTCGATCGACACGATCATCGACGGGCTGGCGGAGCTGGGCCTGAACAGCGTCCGGCTTCCCTTCTCCAACGCGATGATCCACGACACCAGGCCGGTCCCCGACCTCCCGGCGAACCCGGAGCTGCGCGGCCTCACTCCGCTGCGGGTCTACGACCGCGTCGTCGCGCGGCTGACCGCGCGCGGGTTCGCGGTGATCCTCAACAACCACACCACGACCTCCCGCTGGTGCTGTGGCCTCGACGGCAACGAGCGCTGGAACACCGCGCAGACCGAACAGCAGTGGCAGGACGACTGGCTGTTCATGGCGCGCCGCTACGCCGCGAACAAACGGGTGGCCGGCGCCGATCTGTACAACGAGGTCCGCCGCAACGTCTTCGACGATCCCAATTGGGGCTGGGGAAACGGCACGGACTGGCAGCGCGCGAGCCAGCGGGTGGCCGACCGCATCCTGACCGAGGCCAATCCCGACCTGCTGCTCATCGTCGAGGGCATCAACTGGACCGGCCTGCCCGTGGACGGCCTTCCCCACGGAAGGCCGACGCTGGAGCCGGCCCGCACGCTCTCGCATACGCTCGTGGACTCCGGGAAACTGGTCTACTCCGCACACTTCTACGGGTACACCGGTCCGAACCATTCCGGGGCGACCGGCACCGGCGAGACCCACGACCCGCGCTACCGCGAACTCTCGCCGCAAGAACTGCGTGATGTCCTTTACCGGCAGGCGTTCTTCGTCTCGGCGGAGACCGGCAAGCACTACACCGCGCCGCTCTGGATCAGTGAGTTCGGCGAAGGACGTCACACCACCGACGCGGCGAGCCGAGCCTGGTTCGAAAACTTCGTCGGCTACCTCGCGGAGACCGACACCGACTTCGCCTACTGGCCCGCTGTCGGATTCCACGAAGGCAGCACGGGCAACGGCTGGTCCTTGCTCTCGTGGGACGCGTCTGGCCGACGCGTCGACGTGCTCGACGGCACGGACTGGCGTGGCCCCGCGTGGCGACGGCTGGTGAACGCGCCATCCCGCACCGGATGGATCCCCGAGACCGAACGCTGGTCGATGCTGAACCTCGACTACGCGGATTTCCAGGCCTCGCGCAAGGTTCGCGCGATGACGGACTGGAATCCGGGCGCGCGCAAGGGAGCATGTCCCGACGGCCAGCGCCTCACCGGTCTTTCCCATACCGGGAACCGGGGCCTCTGCACCGGCAGGCTCGCCGCCCCGGCGGGCTACGCCGTGGTCCGCGGGGAGACCTATGTGGACACCGACTGGGCGTCCGGCTACACCAAGGTGCAGTGCCCGCCCGATCACGCCGCGGTCGGCTACAGCGTCACCGGCTCGGCGTTCTCCGCACTCCTGTGCGGCAGATCCACCACTCCACTCGGTCGGACCGGCCGGACCGTCTGGTTCGACCGCGGCGACAACCGGCCGTCCGGGAGCCCCGGCGGTGACTTCGCGTCGGGCCACTACAAGGGCCAATGCGCTCCGGGCGAATACGTCGCCGGTGTCGCGTACACCGGGCGCCTCGGCTCGAATCGCACTCCCGACGCGCTGCTCTGCCGCGCCTGA
- a CDS encoding dienelactone hydrolase family protein, whose translation MRGHLDDAITDFSHRLVEVDGVTKTVHVAGSGPGVVLMPEMPGISPDVLRFARWARDAGFTVYVPSLFGRDGAYPTAEAGEEVVRRACVSAEFRAFAGGGTSPVTRWLRGLARIAHAECGGPGVGAIGLCFTGNFALTMALEPAVIAPVVNHPSLPLDDPGALELAEEDAIEVRDRIARDGLKVLAYRFDGDRWCTGQRFAAYRALLGDAFDGRVLPDSAANTDPPPFFRDLVGTPHSVVTAHLVDSAGNPTLRARDEILAFLADRLTTR comes from the coding sequence ATGCGTGGACACCTGGACGATGCCATCACCGACTTCTCACACCGGCTCGTGGAGGTGGACGGCGTGACGAAGACGGTTCACGTCGCGGGATCCGGGCCCGGAGTGGTACTGATGCCGGAAATGCCCGGCATCAGTCCTGACGTCCTTCGGTTCGCGCGGTGGGCGCGAGACGCCGGCTTCACCGTCTACGTTCCCTCGCTCTTCGGGCGCGACGGCGCCTATCCCACCGCGGAGGCAGGCGAGGAGGTGGTCCGCCGCGCTTGTGTCAGCGCCGAATTCCGCGCGTTCGCCGGAGGCGGCACCAGCCCCGTCACGCGGTGGCTGCGGGGGCTCGCGCGGATCGCCCACGCCGAATGCGGCGGCCCCGGGGTCGGCGCGATCGGCCTGTGCTTCACCGGCAACTTCGCCCTCACCATGGCGCTCGAACCCGCCGTCATCGCCCCCGTGGTCAACCACCCTTCGCTACCCCTGGACGACCCGGGCGCGCTCGAACTCGCCGAAGAGGACGCGATCGAGGTCCGGGACCGGATCGCGCGCGACGGCCTGAAGGTGCTCGCCTATCGCTTCGACGGCGACCGCTGGTGCACCGGACAGCGGTTCGCCGCCTACCGGGCACTCCTCGGTGACGCTTTCGACGGACGGGTGCTGCCGGACAGCGCCGCGAACACCGACCCTCCCCCGTTTTTCCGTGACCTGGTGGGCACGCCGCACAGCGTCGTCACCGCCCATCTCGTCGACTCCGCCGGGAATCCCACACTGCGCGCGAGGGACGAGATCCTCGCCTTCCTCGCCGACCGGCTGACGACCCGGTAG